One genomic region from Nitrospiraceae bacterium encodes:
- a CDS encoding DUF2247 family protein codes for MTIQPLPTAYVLGQVSLAWRELLWGYDHGWISWDCLTEFATRQLDSKNINQMAEVELAGLLPIESYRARDLAEELAHNEPPMSEEAVREKWLYLILRWIFENRERTVEPFAIVEALYADFGYPHEVARFVRYMPPGDEYDPREHSQPENEGHMLEQWRDYLIEAEKKFGLGQD; via the coding sequence ATGACCATCCAGCCACTGCCTACAGCGTATGTACTCGGCCAGGTGTCACTTGCCTGGCGAGAACTATTATGGGGCTATGACCATGGATGGATCAGTTGGGATTGTCTGACGGAGTTTGCCACGCGACAATTGGACTCTAAAAACATTAATCAGATGGCTGAGGTTGAACTTGCCGGGTTGCTGCCAATCGAATCGTACAGGGCGCGAGATCTGGCTGAAGAATTGGCACACAATGAACCACCTATGTCAGAAGAGGCGGTAAGGGAAAAATGGCTCTATCTCATCCTCCGTTGGATTTTTGAGAATCGGGAACGCACTGTAGAGCCGTTCGCTATAGTAGAAGCGCTGTATGCTGATTTTGGCTATCCTCATGAAGTTGCCCGCTTTGTTCGGTACATGCCACCCGGGGATGAATACGACCCACGGGAGCATTCACAACCCGAAAATGAGGGGCACATGCTGGAGCAGTGGCGAGATTACCTCATTGAGGCAGAAAAGAAGTTTGGCTTGGGTCAGGATTGA
- the deoC gene encoding deoxyribose-phosphate aldolase, protein MGLVSWNENLPALLDHTVLRPEATKADVLRLCAEAKEQGFVVIFVPPCYVDEAVAAVAGTAVQVGIPIGFPLGGHSTHAKVTEAIEAVAHGARVLDMVINISRLKSGDYDFVRQDMAAVVRATPGVNHKVILETCLLTREEKITACRLAVEAGMDYVKTSTGFNQAGATVEDVRLMKEAVAGQAKVKASGGIRDWKSTRALLEAGADRIGTSASLKILSEWRAEQAVMTR, encoded by the coding sequence ATGGGACTTGTGTCGTGGAATGAGAATTTACCTGCTCTGCTGGATCACACGGTATTGCGTCCCGAGGCGACAAAGGCCGACGTCTTGCGGCTGTGTGCCGAGGCGAAGGAGCAGGGATTTGTCGTGATTTTTGTGCCGCCCTGTTATGTCGATGAGGCGGTTGCGGCCGTGGCCGGAACCGCCGTGCAAGTGGGCATTCCGATCGGGTTCCCTCTCGGTGGCCATTCGACCCATGCGAAAGTGACCGAGGCGATCGAAGCGGTGGCGCATGGCGCGCGAGTGTTGGACATGGTCATCAACATCAGCCGCCTGAAATCCGGAGACTATGATTTCGTACGTCAGGATATGGCGGCCGTCGTGCGCGCCACGCCTGGAGTCAACCATAAGGTCATTCTGGAAACCTGTTTGCTCACACGCGAAGAAAAAATTACGGCGTGCCGCCTAGCCGTTGAAGCGGGTATGGACTATGTGAAGACCTCCACGGGATTCAACCAAGCCGGCGCCACGGTGGAAGATGTGCGGCTCATGAAAGAGGCCGTGGCCGGACAGGCGAAGGTAAAGGCTTCTGGCGGCATTCGGGATTGGAAGTCGACACGAGCGTTACTGGAGGCTGGGGCGGATCGGATCGGCACCAGCGCCAGTCTGAAAATCCTGAGCGAGTGGCGTGCGGAACAGGCCGTCATGACTCGCTGA
- a CDS encoding phosphopentomutase encodes MMTRIVLLVLDGFGIGSLPDAESYGDGGCNTLQRLAAISKGLALPNLEQLGLGLLGQFQGIRPMAQPEGCYGMLGFTTKGKHSLAGHWELAGYVIEDGPTPLEAFTSELASGLEAALGQKTLGNCRTVHLEPIAEFGAQHQKSGMPIAWIDTAGTIMLAAHEQVIPPEELYRLAREARRRLKATMPIVRVVAHPFTGQPGQFAITERRRDFAVEAPGLTLLDHLSQASQLVFGVGKVGDLFSGRGVTRSVPLFQAHAVMDEVIGMFSKAPRGLIYANLPIMSPDLQDTLSTLQHVDRRLRDLQECLKVGDVLIITGDHGFDCARPNPGHSREYVPCLVTGPRLARGVNLGTRTTAADLAQTIGEALGATRLPWGDSFLDALQSR; translated from the coding sequence ATGATGACTCGAATCGTCCTGCTGGTCTTAGATGGATTTGGCATCGGGTCTTTGCCCGATGCGGAATCGTATGGCGATGGCGGCTGCAATACGCTGCAGCGGCTGGCTGCGATTTCCAAAGGACTTGCCCTCCCGAATCTGGAACAACTCGGCCTCGGTCTCCTGGGCCAATTTCAAGGTATCCGCCCCATGGCTCAACCGGAGGGCTGCTACGGCATGCTGGGGTTTACGACCAAGGGTAAACACTCGCTGGCCGGACATTGGGAATTGGCTGGGTATGTCATCGAAGATGGTCCGACCCCTCTCGAGGCGTTCACGAGCGAGCTGGCCTCCGGTCTCGAAGCCGCATTGGGACAAAAGACGCTGGGGAACTGTCGCACCGTTCACCTGGAGCCCATTGCAGAGTTCGGCGCGCAGCATCAGAAGTCAGGCATGCCCATCGCGTGGATCGATACCGCCGGGACCATCATGCTGGCCGCCCACGAACAGGTCATCCCGCCTGAGGAGTTGTATCGCCTGGCGCGCGAGGCTCGCCGCCGGCTCAAGGCGACGATGCCGATCGTTCGCGTGGTGGCCCATCCGTTTACCGGCCAGCCGGGACAATTTGCTATTACGGAACGTCGCCGGGATTTTGCCGTGGAAGCACCGGGCCTCACACTGCTGGATCACCTGAGCCAAGCCAGCCAGCTGGTATTCGGGGTGGGTAAAGTCGGCGACCTTTTCAGCGGGCGCGGGGTCACCAGATCGGTACCCTTGTTTCAAGCGCATGCCGTGATGGACGAAGTCATCGGCATGTTCAGCAAAGCGCCTCGCGGATTGATCTACGCGAATCTTCCCATCATGAGCCCCGATCTGCAGGACACCCTGTCCACGCTGCAACACGTCGATCGCCGGTTGCGCGACTTGCAAGAGTGTCTCAAAGTTGGTGATGTCCTGATCATCACGGGCGACCACGGATTTGACTGCGCCAGGCCGAATCCCGGACACTCACGTGAATATGTCCCTTGCCTCGTGACGGGACCACGCCTTGCCAGAGGCGTCAACCTCGGCACCAGGACGACGGCCGCCGATCTCGCTCAGACGATCGGCGAAGCGTTGGGCGCGACGAGACTTCCATGGGGAGACAGCTTCCTGGATGCCCTGCAGTCCCGCTAG